Proteins from one Cellulosilyticum lentocellum DSM 5427 genomic window:
- a CDS encoding adenine nucleotide alpha hydrolase family protein — protein MNYKVLVGITIQENSRRLIAEGFNLSQSIDAPLHILHIRKGETIFDRPESSELLSDLFAYGGELGGEVHFLCSNNIPETITSFIKENDITHLVIGETPNGNTISPGSSVYEQLKSQIGDIEIVVLPREIIEDKMA, from the coding sequence ATGAATTACAAAGTCCTAGTTGGTATCACTATCCAAGAAAACAGCCGTCGTTTAATCGCAGAAGGTTTTAACCTCTCTCAATCTATAGATGCACCACTTCATATTTTGCACATTAGGAAAGGAGAAACCATCTTCGACAGGCCAGAAAGCAGTGAGCTCCTCTCCGACCTCTTTGCGTATGGTGGTGAATTAGGTGGTGAAGTTCACTTCCTATGTAGTAATAACATTCCTGAAACGATTACGAGTTTTATTAAAGAAAATGATATTACCCACCTAGTCATTGGTGAAACACCTAATGGTAATACTATTTCTCCAGGCTCTAGTGTATATGAACAACTGAAATCACAGATTGGAGATATTGAAATCGTTGTACTTCCCAGGGAAATAATTGAAGATAAAATGGCTTAA
- a CDS encoding rhamnogalacturonan lyase family protein — translation MSLGLRKDFKLRRILAKTLALSMIGIGSLTSITIPTSAATVRQVEALDRGLVAVKVNEGVFLSWRLLGTEGYATSFNLYRNGVKIAGPIVSSTNYVDSNGKVTDSYYVRTVVNSIEQTESDSVGVWNNNYLDVPINKPGSIYSANDATVADVDGDGAYEIILKWDPSDSQDNSKSGYTSNVYIDCYELNGTHKWRIDLGKNIRAGAHYTQFIAYDFDGDGKAEIAMKTADGTKDGGGTTIGDASKDYRNSSGYILSGPEYLTLFEGDTGEIINTVDFTPPRGTVSSWGDNYGNRVDRFLAGVAYLDGQKPYLIMARGYYTRAVISAYEISSGKLNKKWTFDSSTSGNSSYAGQGNHNLSVADVDDDGYDEIVYGSAIIDHNGKGLYTTGMGHGDALHVGDFDPTHSGLEIYQVHEEKGSNIESVQLRHAKTGKALWSVKTGTDVGRGLIANIGPDYYPYVALSSVGNFDKNGNKISINTGSFGINFAIWWDGDLYREGLDRTYINKWNWNTKSTDRLLTGSNVHSNNSTKATPSLSGDILGDWREEVIWPTSDDTALRIYTTTALTDTKLYTLMHDTQYRTAIAWQNVAYNQPPHPSYYIGTDMKSPSQPAIYAVGDYVEKEVKSKEPVIGAQIKEGQYMIKNVKSGLYLDVAGGVAANGTNVQQWGANGAAAYNTWTIKSVGNGYYKLYSGVGDGSYLLDVDYGKTADGTNIQIYQDTASDAQLFKFVANNDGSYGIVTKVSQDLSSLDVYANSTSNGANVCEWTYAGGANQRWILEEVVTTPTPTPTPTSTPIPTPTPTPTPEPSSEMAKLEASINDWGGAFGVDIKVINQGTVTCESWRLKLLQVDFNVTSSWNVDMISQGEEIVITPASWQAKLAPNSAATFGMICNGKPNANFEYTLELLDASGTVIASSSRK, via the coding sequence ATGAGCTTAGGATTAAGAAAAGATTTTAAACTGCGGAGAATATTAGCTAAGACACTAGCGTTATCAATGATAGGAATAGGAAGTTTAACGAGTATAACTATTCCTACGAGTGCTGCTACAGTAAGGCAAGTTGAGGCACTAGATAGAGGATTAGTGGCAGTAAAGGTAAATGAAGGCGTATTTTTATCTTGGAGATTATTAGGCACAGAAGGGTATGCTACTAGCTTTAATCTTTATAGAAATGGCGTAAAAATTGCAGGGCCCATTGTAAGTAGTACTAACTATGTAGATAGTAACGGAAAGGTTACAGACTCATATTATGTTCGAACTGTAGTTAATAGCATTGAACAAACAGAATCTGATAGTGTTGGCGTGTGGAACAATAATTATTTAGATGTGCCTATTAATAAGCCTGGTAGTATTTATTCTGCTAATGATGCTACTGTAGCAGATGTAGATGGAGATGGAGCATACGAAATTATTTTAAAGTGGGATCCTAGTGATTCACAGGATAATTCAAAATCAGGTTATACCTCTAATGTTTATATCGATTGCTATGAATTAAATGGTACACACAAATGGCGTATTGATTTAGGGAAAAATATTAGAGCAGGGGCACACTATACACAGTTTATTGCTTATGATTTTGATGGAGATGGTAAAGCTGAAATTGCAATGAAAACGGCTGATGGGACTAAGGATGGGGGTGGAACTACTATAGGAGATGCTTCAAAAGACTATCGTAATAGTAGTGGCTATATATTAAGCGGACCTGAATATTTAACATTATTTGAAGGAGATACAGGTGAGATTATTAATACTGTAGATTTTACACCCCCACGTGGAACAGTGAGTAGTTGGGGAGATAATTATGGCAATCGTGTAGATCGATTTCTTGCAGGGGTTGCTTACTTGGATGGACAAAAGCCCTATTTAATTATGGCTAGAGGGTATTATACAAGAGCGGTTATTTCAGCATATGAAATAAGTAGTGGCAAGCTTAATAAAAAGTGGACTTTTGATAGTAGTACCTCAGGTAACAGTAGTTATGCAGGACAAGGTAATCATAATCTTTCTGTAGCAGATGTGGATGATGATGGGTATGATGAAATAGTTTATGGTTCAGCTATAATTGATCATAATGGAAAAGGTTTATATACAACAGGTATGGGACACGGGGATGCCTTACATGTAGGAGATTTTGATCCTACGCATAGTGGGCTAGAAATTTATCAAGTACATGAAGAGAAGGGAAGTAACATAGAAAGTGTACAATTAAGACATGCTAAAACAGGAAAAGCTCTTTGGTCAGTCAAAACAGGAACGGATGTGGGCCGAGGATTGATTGCCAATATAGGGCCTGACTATTATCCATATGTGGCATTATCTTCAGTAGGTAACTTTGATAAAAATGGTAATAAAATCAGCATTAATACAGGTAGCTTCGGAATCAACTTTGCTATATGGTGGGATGGGGACCTTTATAGAGAAGGATTAGACCGTACATATATTAATAAATGGAACTGGAATACAAAGTCAACTGATCGTTTATTAACCGGAAGTAATGTACACTCTAATAATAGTACAAAAGCAACACCGAGCTTATCCGGTGATATTTTAGGAGACTGGCGAGAGGAAGTTATATGGCCAACTTCAGATGATACTGCACTTAGAATCTATACAACAACGGCATTAACAGACACTAAGCTTTATACACTCATGCATGATACACAGTATAGAACAGCTATTGCATGGCAAAACGTAGCCTATAACCAACCACCACACCCAAGTTACTATATTGGGACAGATATGAAATCACCAAGTCAGCCAGCTATTTATGCAGTAGGTGATTATGTAGAAAAAGAAGTGAAGAGTAAGGAGCCAGTAATAGGTGCACAAATCAAAGAAGGGCAATACATGATTAAGAATGTAAAAAGCGGATTGTATTTAGATGTTGCAGGAGGAGTAGCAGCTAATGGAACAAATGTGCAACAATGGGGAGCTAATGGTGCTGCTGCTTATAACACATGGACTATAAAATCTGTAGGTAATGGCTATTATAAGTTGTATTCAGGAGTAGGGGATGGAAGCTATTTATTAGATGTAGATTATGGAAAGACTGCTGATGGAACTAATATACAGATTTATCAAGATACAGCTTCTGATGCGCAATTATTTAAGTTTGTCGCAAACAATGATGGTAGCTACGGTATTGTTACGAAGGTAAGTCAGGATTTATCTAGCTTAGATGTTTATGCTAATAGTACTAGTAATGGAGCTAATGTATGTGAGTGGACATATGCAGGGGGAGCTAATCAAAGGTGGATTTTAGAAGAGGTAGTTACAACGCCCACACCTACACCTACACCAACATCTACACCAATTCCAACACCTACACCAACACCAACTCCAGAGCCATCAAGCGAAATGGCAAAATTGGAGGCTAGCATAAATGACTGGGGAGGGGCTTTTGGGGTAGATATAAAAGTTATTAATCAGGGAACAGTTACATGTGAAAGTTGGAGGCTAAAACTATTACAAGTAGATTTTAATGTGACAAGCTCTTGGAACGTAGATATGATATCACAAGGAGAAGAAATCGTTATTACACCAGCTTCATGGCAGGCTAAGCTTGCACCAAATAGTGCAGCAACGTTTGGAATGATTTGTAATGGTAAGCCTAATGCTAATTTTGAATATACATTAGAGTTGTTAGATGCTAGTGGAACTGTGATTGCATCTAGTAGCAGGAAGTAA
- a CDS encoding L-threonylcarbamoyladenylate synthase, with protein sequence MKTSIITDTTALLEAANILQQGGLVASPTETVYGLCANALNENAVKNIYKAKGRPSDNPLIVHIADLEMLSPLVEEVPPMARTLMEHFWPGPLTLIFKASSLVPKVVTGGLDTVAIRFPSHPIIQQLIKASGLPLAAPSANTSGKPSPTNASRVIEDLEGKIDAIIVGDSSKYGVESTVVDTTGEVATILRPGGITAEMIEAVLGSVTIDPAISHALKEGELPKAPGMKYIHYSPNAEVIIVDGEESLVISKMNELIVSAHSQGKKVGVLATDETKEHFKADLVISAGTTKNLTTIAAHLFEALRTFDDADIDIVYSLAFPKKGIGNAIMNRLEKSAGYHIIKL encoded by the coding sequence ATGAAAACAAGTATTATTACAGATACAACAGCACTTTTAGAGGCAGCCAATATTCTTCAACAAGGCGGTCTTGTGGCATCGCCTACTGAAACTGTTTATGGACTTTGCGCTAATGCTTTAAATGAAAATGCTGTTAAAAATATTTATAAGGCTAAGGGGCGACCTAGCGATAATCCGCTAATTGTACATATAGCTGATTTAGAAATGCTAAGTCCTCTTGTAGAAGAAGTACCTCCTATGGCTAGAACCTTAATGGAGCACTTTTGGCCTGGTCCATTAACACTTATCTTTAAAGCAAGTTCGTTAGTTCCTAAAGTCGTAACTGGTGGACTAGATACAGTAGCTATTCGCTTTCCTTCTCATCCTATTATTCAGCAGCTGATTAAAGCCTCAGGATTGCCTCTAGCAGCACCTAGTGCTAATACTTCTGGCAAACCTAGCCCAACTAATGCCTCTCGTGTTATAGAAGATTTAGAGGGTAAAATAGATGCTATTATTGTAGGTGATTCTTCTAAGTATGGTGTAGAATCTACTGTTGTAGATACAACAGGTGAAGTAGCTACCATCTTAAGACCTGGTGGTATTACTGCCGAAATGATAGAAGCAGTCCTAGGCAGTGTTACTATAGATCCTGCCATTAGCCATGCACTCAAAGAAGGTGAGCTTCCTAAGGCGCCTGGAATGAAATATATACACTATTCGCCTAATGCAGAGGTTATTATTGTTGATGGCGAAGAATCCCTTGTAATAAGCAAAATGAATGAGCTTATTGTATCTGCTCATAGTCAAGGCAAAAAAGTAGGCGTTCTAGCTACTGATGAAACCAAAGAGCATTTTAAGGCTGACTTAGTTATCAGCGCTGGTACTACTAAAAACCTTACAACTATCGCTGCCCATCTTTTTGAAGCATTACGTACATTTGATGATGCGGATATTGATATTGTATACTCCCTAGCTTTCCCTAAAAAGGGAATTGGCAATGCCATTATGAATAGACTTGAAAAATCTGCCGGGTATCATATTATAAAGCTTTAA
- the rpiB gene encoding ribose 5-phosphate isomerase B, with product MIAIGCDHGGFALKQEIIAYFKANGTEFKDFGCMSEEAVDYPDYAKSVSKAVLSGECEKGVLICGTGIGISIAANKIPGIRCALCHDVFSAEATRLHNDTNIVALGGRVIGPGLAIKVVDTFLKTPFSNEERHIKRISKIEEK from the coding sequence ATGATAGCAATTGGATGCGACCATGGTGGCTTTGCTCTTAAGCAAGAAATCATCGCATATTTTAAAGCAAACGGTACAGAGTTCAAAGACTTTGGTTGTATGAGTGAGGAAGCTGTTGATTATCCTGACTATGCAAAATCTGTTTCAAAAGCTGTGCTTAGCGGCGAATGTGAGAAAGGTGTTCTAATTTGTGGAACAGGAATTGGTATCTCTATTGCAGCAAATAAAATTCCTGGTATTCGTTGTGCACTTTGCCACGATGTTTTCTCAGCTGAAGCTACTCGTCTTCATAATGATACCAATATTGTCGCTTTAGGAGGCCGCGTTATAGGGCCAGGCCTAGCTATAAAAGTTGTTGATACTTTCTTAAAAACGCCATTTTCTAATGAAGAAAGACACATCAAGAGAATCTCTAAAATAGAAGAAAAATAA
- the upp gene encoding uracil phosphoribosyltransferase, with translation MENVFIMDHPLIQHKVGRLRSHDTGSKEFRELVREIAQLMCYEATRNLPLEDYEVETPLTKTTCKRIAGKNLSIVPILRAGLGMVDGMLDLLPTAKVGHIGLYRDPETLHPVEYYCKLPKDVEERDFFVLDPMLATGGSAIAAIQFIKDRGATSINFLCLIAAPEGIKALQAAHPDVKIYAASLDEKLNDHAYIMPGLGDAGDRLFGTK, from the coding sequence ATGGAAAACGTATTTATTATGGATCACCCACTCATTCAGCACAAAGTAGGTCGCTTAAGAAGTCATGACACAGGTTCAAAAGAATTTCGTGAGCTTGTACGTGAAATCGCACAATTAATGTGCTATGAAGCAACACGCAATTTACCTCTTGAAGACTATGAAGTAGAAACACCACTTACAAAAACAACTTGTAAACGTATTGCTGGTAAAAACCTAAGCATTGTACCTATATTACGTGCAGGTCTTGGTATGGTAGATGGTATGCTTGATCTTCTTCCAACTGCTAAAGTAGGTCATATCGGCCTTTACAGAGATCCTGAAACACTTCATCCAGTTGAATATTACTGCAAACTTCCTAAAGATGTAGAAGAAAGAGATTTCTTTGTACTTGATCCAATGCTTGCTACAGGTGGTTCAGCTATTGCAGCTATTCAATTCATCAAAGACCGTGGTGCTACTAGCATTAATTTCCTTTGCCTTATTGCTGCACCAGAAGGTATCAAAGCGCTTCAAGCAGCTCATCCAGATGTTAAAATCTATGCAGCCTCTTTAGATGAAAAATTAAATGACCACGCTTATATTATGCCAGGACTTGGTGATGCTGGTGATAGATTATTTGGTACAAAATAA
- a CDS encoding glycosyltransferase family 4 protein translates to MGNIDYAILYAIAFVLAFLIAFFATPLAKKIAFKVGAIAKPRKRDMHKVPIPRMGGIAIFAGFMITFLTLIWKLPLVNIKQTLGVFIGCTMIFLLGFFDDIFELPAKPKFLIQILAAAVVALCGVRIDFFTIPFIGDKEFYTTFLAIPATVIWIVAITNAVNLIDGLDGLAAGVSSIASLCLMVLSIYFDNPPGAFLTAILAGSCMGFLPYNFNPASIFMGDTGSTFLGFTLGITSVMGLLKGYTVTTIFIAVLVLGLPIFDTAFAILRRFLAGKPIMSPDRGHLHHRLVDRGYTQKQAVVTLYGISGILGVSAIAFFNRDLKFALLVFIMMGCLLYFTVKTMATHDKDNES, encoded by the coding sequence ATGGGAAACATAGATTATGCAATTTTATATGCCATTGCATTTGTCTTAGCATTTTTAATTGCATTTTTTGCAACGCCTTTAGCTAAAAAGATTGCATTTAAAGTTGGAGCTATCGCAAAACCCAGAAAACGTGATATGCATAAAGTACCTATCCCTCGTATGGGCGGAATTGCTATCTTTGCTGGTTTTATGATTACATTTTTAACTCTTATTTGGAAATTACCTCTGGTTAATATAAAGCAAACCCTTGGAGTATTTATTGGATGCACCATGATTTTCTTACTTGGATTTTTTGATGATATTTTTGAGCTTCCTGCGAAACCAAAATTTCTCATTCAAATCCTCGCTGCAGCAGTAGTTGCTTTATGTGGTGTACGTATTGATTTCTTTACTATTCCATTTATTGGAGACAAGGAATTTTATACGACTTTCTTAGCTATCCCAGCTACAGTCATTTGGATTGTAGCCATTACCAATGCCGTTAACTTAATTGACGGCTTAGATGGTTTAGCAGCAGGCGTTTCTTCTATTGCTTCACTTTGCTTAATGGTATTATCTATTTACTTCGATAACCCCCCAGGAGCATTTCTCACAGCCATCTTAGCTGGTTCATGCATGGGCTTCTTGCCTTATAACTTTAATCCTGCTTCTATTTTTATGGGGGATACTGGTTCTACCTTCTTAGGTTTCACCTTAGGTATTACTTCTGTTATGGGACTTTTAAAGGGCTATACAGTAACAACTATTTTCATTGCTGTGCTTGTACTTGGCCTTCCAATATTTGATACAGCTTTTGCTATTCTTAGAAGATTTTTAGCTGGAAAACCTATTATGTCGCCAGACCGTGGGCATTTACATCATCGTCTTGTAGATAGAGGCTATACACAAAAACAAGCTGTTGTTACCCTCTATGGTATTAGTGGCATTCTTGGTGTATCTGCTATTGCATTCTTCAACAGAGACCTAAAGTTTGCCTTGCTTGTCTTTATTATGATGGGCTGCCTCCTTTATTTCACAGTAAAAACCATGGCAACTCATGATAAAGATAACGAATCATAA
- a CDS encoding zinc dependent phospholipase C family protein produces MPDIITHYIFGLDTAHNIKQSPLYKVLKENKDLFLVGLQGPDPIYYHRLKQKDSKAYIATKMHAEKTGDFLVSALCYMKKFEVDSKEFNECLSYLSGFICHYILDSMAHPYIFHLGGRYIEDMPETSKYKGVHKKLEVAIDTILCEEKFNMKSSKFKVHKHILKDLHIPDSITGLFDDTLFLLYGINNGGQTFKEAYKDTRTYYKLTYDRIGAKKALVNMASPVTPKGLSPFLATFSYYNCVNPLYDYMNRSKKVWLHPVTGNVYTFSFYDILRNANKKSTLLLLAAYDFATSKISADDFRLYLPNISYLTGLSTEDTRPMKYISPDYSRI; encoded by the coding sequence ATGCCAGATATTATTACCCATTATATTTTTGGACTTGATACTGCCCATAATATTAAACAATCCCCTCTTTACAAAGTATTAAAAGAGAATAAAGATTTATTTTTAGTAGGACTTCAAGGGCCTGATCCTATCTATTATCATCGATTAAAGCAAAAAGACTCAAAAGCCTATATTGCTACTAAGATGCATGCAGAAAAAACAGGTGATTTTTTAGTTTCCGCCTTATGTTATATGAAAAAATTCGAAGTGGATTCGAAAGAGTTCAATGAATGTCTCAGTTATTTAAGTGGGTTTATTTGCCATTATATTCTTGATTCCATGGCACATCCTTATATTTTTCATCTAGGAGGTCGCTATATCGAGGATATGCCCGAAACTAGCAAGTATAAAGGTGTTCATAAAAAACTGGAAGTTGCCATTGACACTATTTTATGTGAAGAAAAATTCAACATGAAAAGCTCTAAATTTAAGGTGCATAAACATATTTTAAAAGACTTACACATACCTGACAGCATTACAGGTTTATTCGATGATACTTTGTTTTTATTATATGGCATTAATAATGGGGGGCAAACTTTCAAAGAAGCTTATAAAGATACTCGTACCTATTATAAACTAACCTATGATCGCATTGGAGCGAAGAAAGCTCTTGTTAATATGGCTTCCCCTGTAACTCCAAAAGGACTATCGCCATTCCTTGCAACTTTTTCATATTACAACTGTGTTAATCCTTTATATGATTATATGAATCGTAGTAAAAAAGTATGGCTTCATCCTGTGACAGGTAATGTTTATACCTTTAGCTTTTATGATATTTTAAGAAATGCTAATAAGAAAAGCACCTTACTTTTATTAGCTGCTTATGACTTTGCTACTTCTAAAATATCTGCTGATGACTTTAGACTCTATCTTCCTAATATTTCTTATTTAACAGGTCTTAGTACAGAAGATACCAGACCTATGAAGTATATTAGTCCGGACTACAGTAGAATTTGA
- a CDS encoding PilZ domain-containing protein, which translates to MEELIDSALVPKILKLNLPFRLICDGTKAFPMIIRNKRGVDGYVVAIELGDRDIRQFHKTEIELKGRIDIEYLKYRGEVELKPLPDEPGYYIMKNIRLYKYNQRFYKRVPYRRLINIMEPISVEATLINFSASGALIHSKKAIEGSGFKFSIILNKRPIILEARIVEQTYNEALDLFTIRCHFENVDEKTRKLLVLTVREIILQAKRRLQGS; encoded by the coding sequence ATGGAGGAACTAATAGATAGTGCGCTTGTGCCAAAGATTTTAAAGCTGAACTTACCTTTTAGACTTATATGTGATGGTACTAAAGCTTTTCCTATGATTATTAGAAATAAGAGGGGCGTAGATGGCTATGTTGTAGCTATAGAACTAGGTGATAGGGATATACGTCAATTCCACAAAACAGAGATTGAACTTAAAGGAAGAATTGATATTGAGTACTTAAAGTACAGGGGTGAAGTAGAGCTTAAACCACTACCCGATGAACCAGGTTACTACATCATGAAGAATATTAGGTTATATAAGTATAATCAACGTTTCTATAAGCGTGTACCTTATCGTCGTTTAATCAATATTATGGAGCCGATATCTGTAGAAGCTACACTGATTAACTTTTCGGCTTCTGGTGCGCTTATACATAGTAAAAAGGCGATAGAAGGAAGTGGCTTTAAGTTTTCTATTATCCTTAATAAGAGACCTATTATACTGGAAGCAAGAATCGTAGAGCAGACTTATAATGAAGCCTTAGACCTTTTTACCATTAGGTGCCATTTTGAAAATGTAGATGAAAAAACAAGGAAACTGCTAGTATTAACAGTAAGAGAGATTATTTTACAAGCTAAAAGAAGATTGCAAGGAAGTTAG